Proteins from one Nicotiana tabacum cultivar K326 chromosome 23, ASM71507v2, whole genome shotgun sequence genomic window:
- the LOC107823373 gene encoding pectin acetylesterase 8-like: MMKLTFRLALLACLAVVSITTTLGAGDDGFYVNITIVQKATAKGAVCLDGSPPAYHLHPGHGSGLCSWIIVLDAGGWCSSIPDCLDRSANFSGSSKYMDRWAFFAGILSNISEENPEFYNWNRVRVKYCDGSSFTGDVEQVDPDNKLYFRGSRIFKAIMEDLSTKGMQNAENAILSGSSAGGLATILNCDKLKSLLPNVARLKCVADAGFFINGRTISGTLDIQEMYQRVVTLHGSAKNLPSACTSAMDPSLCFFPENVVPYVQTPLFIINSAYDSWQINNTLVPKYLDPELVWEQCKKQISNCTFSQRLIIQAFGVEFLKAFEGLTPCFTRGYFITSCHSHGAILSTNFWFSPTSPRLLHKTLAEAVGDWYFDRAGFQRIDPYPCARDCK, from the exons AT GATGAAATTGACCTTTCGGTTGGCTTTGCTAGCATGTCTAGCAGTAGTGTCTATAACTACTACTCTCGGCGCCGGAGATGATGGATTCTACGTCAACATAACAATAGTTCAAAAAGCGACTGCCAAAGGCGCAG TATGCCTCGATGGAAGTCCTCCAGCGTATCATCTGCATCCGGGACATGGTAGCGGGCTGTGCAGCTGGATTATCGTCTTGGAT GCTGGCGGTTGGTGCAGCAGTATCCCAGATTGCCTTGATCGTTCAGCTAATTTCTCTGGTTCTTCCAAGTATATGGATCGCTGGGCTTTTTTTGCTGGAATACTTTCTAATATTTCAGAAGAAAATCCAG AGTTTTACAACTGGAATAGGGTGAGGGTGAAGTATTGTGATGGTTCATCCTTCACTGGTGATGTTGAACAAGTTGACCCC GACAATAAGCTGTATTTTAGAGGGTCAAGAATATTCAAAGCGATTATGGAAGATTTATCGACCAAGGGAATGCAAAATGCTGAAAAT GCAATCTTGAGCGGAAGTTCAGCAGGAGGGTTGGCTACAATTTTAAACTGCGATAAGTTAAAATCCCTCTTGCCGAATGTTGCCAGACTTAAATGTGTTGCAGATGCAGGGTTCTTCATAAATGG GAGGACAATCTCTGGTACTTTGGATATTCAAGAGATGTATCAGAGAGTTGTTACTCTACAT GGATCGGCTAAGAATTTGCCTTCAGCTTGTACGTCTGCAATGGATCCAAGTCTG TGCTTTTTCCCCGAGAATGTCGTTCCATATGTTCAAACTCCACTTTTTATAATCAATTCAGCCTATGACTCCTGGCAG ATTAATAACACTTTGGTTCCCAAATACCTTGATCCTGAACTTGTCTGGGAGCAATGCAAGAAACAAATAAGTAACTGCACATTCAGCCAGCGTTTAATTATTCAAG CTTTTGGAGTGGAGTTCTTGAAGGCATTTGAGGGACTAACCCCTTGTTTTACGAGGGGTTATTTCATCACGTCTTGCCATTCTCATGGTGCAATTCTGTCAACTAATTTCTGGTTCAGTCCTACCTCTCCAAGATTACTTCATAAG ACACTTGCGGAAGCTGTTGGGGATTGGTACTTTGATAGAGCAGGATTTCAACGTATAGATCCATACCCTTGTGCTAGAGATTGCAAGTGA